AAAACAAcgatttactattattatttgcgCCTGTTTAGTCCAAATGAAGGCCTTAGAATCCTATATACACACGGAGGAAAAAATACTAGCCTAACACGCAATGAAATTCGAATATgtagaaattaatttaaataaaacaaatgaaacggcttaggcctatattattgaATCACAGTGGGGGTGTGTGAATTGGAGGAAGTGTTGCACCTGCTGAACCGTCAGTGGGCCCGTTGTACACCTGTCTCAACGACTACCAATGGATTTTACTCACATGTTTCCTAATTATATATTAGGTGAATAGGTTAAATTGACAAGCAcaattattataggcctagatttaGTTTGTTGTGGTGGTCGTATCCAGAGAGACAGAACCTTATAATTAATGTTACTACTCATGTTGTAGTGTATTCCGCGGGAGAGAAACGTGCAGTAACGCGCAATCGGCTGAACAACAACAGACCACTTTGAGACCGATGGGATATGAATTTTACAATTGTTATTCTAggtctttaaaatattattattagtaggcctGTGGCCGCGCTTATagcgtaggcctactatttaacTGTAAGCCCAAGTTATCTCTCGTACGAATAAAATAAGATCCACgacaaaaaatcaaaacaagaGTGGCCGTATTCACAATACCTAAGTGAGACATTTCCattagtattaattgtatttcacctaactcaataaatatttaagtatttaggcctattcaCCTAGACTTCATTTTAAgggtaggcctatgtgtttCCCTTAGCcaaagtgtgaatggtgaatacggccactggagATTACAACAATTTGTACACTTTCatacagtattaggcctatgtattttgcttttttttaaaaaaaaatttcagaCAATGAGAGACGGCTGTTTAATCCCCAGTGCTCGAGTTTAGTGTTACTGGAATCGATCCGAAAACACTGTATCAAAGAACTAGAAAATGAAGGTAAAACTATACGCAATATTTAaacaatcattatcatcatcgtcattatctTTTATCAGTATCATTACCTGCTTGATTACCATATCAATTGTGTTAATTGCCATCATACGTCATATCACAAATTGATACCTTTGATTGATTTCCAATCGTTCCCCTCCTGCACCCGATTCCAATTCATCTATCACATGTACCATCTATTTCCGAAGTTGCaaaggaatatttggtaatatacACGTGGAGCCTGTATCATGTACCGGCAAGGTTGTTTAAGGggttactaggcctactacctacAGTAGATGTGAAACACAAGTGATGTCCGAcaaaatattcctatgatacttcgtAAATAATCATTTGCAGTACTAAAATTCGGTTGCTCCTCGTTAACCTAATAgttgaaatttgttttataatatttcagAATTAATTTTGGATTTATCCGACGTTGAAGGGAATATCAAACATTTACCCGACAACCTACATACATACGCCAGCGGATTCCTAGACGGCAGAAAGCAATACTATTTAATTAAAGTAACTAGGCATAGTAAGtgaataccgtatttattcgaataaacaccccgttttgaataaatgccccgctttgaataaactcCCCCtcccccatagaacatcattttgaataaacgccGCCCCTCGAATAAACTCCCCCTCCCCCCATAGAATATAATTTCGATTAAAAGATAAGATAGGATATTCACATTTTTACTTCTTGGTGAGTAAATGAGTTTGGTTTAAAATGACCCTcgtgaaaatgtaataaataatgatgGCATATCCTCGATCGtcacaaaacataaaagagAGGATTTTTACGAGTTAAAATCTCTAACAATAAATACAATCGCAATTGTCTATTTAAACAACATAGCAACCTTCCGAagtcattaaatttaaaactaatattaatattaactattaattaaatttacgATTTGTAAACAAACGATAAGATTAAAAACGTGACCAAACCGTTTACGCGAATTAATTTAGCCGGTATTATCCGTAACATGTGAAGTGGTAATAGAAATATTGGTCTTAGTGGTGTATTGTAAATTCCACGGTCGCAATTAAGTACTTTAATTAAAAAACGTATAATATGAAAAAGTTACtagagaagagtgaaattacttcCCTGATGTTACGAATCGAATCACAATTGTCATTTCCTCTTTAAATAAACCAGGAAGGTGTCATATCAATAATACTAAACTTCGTGATTTAACTAAAGAGACAATACATTCTATAGTCACGGTAGGCCTATTTCTCCGTGAAAAACCAATTGTTCAGTTCCTATAGTTTTTACCATACAATTTGCAAGGAAAAACCCCTAAATCAAACCTATTAAATTGCAACATAAAACACTGTACTGGGGCAAGGAAAACCCCCGTTAAATAAAACCTGTTGATGGCAACTCTGACGCGCGCGATCAGTAAACGTCGATGAACAGGAAGTGCCACCATTATTTTACGAAATTTGACAGATGTTTTGTGCTCTAAACATTGTTAAATTCGcattaaatgtttattgattttatcAGAATTGTCAAATTATGATGTAATGTGTTGATGTTCCTTTATTCTAAATTCATGAGCCGGCAAATTCATTACAAACATTATTTCCACGTTGATTCTGTAAAGGAATCACAATCGACACGAAACGAagcgtgtacattatcaacaatTATGCGATTCTCTGTTAATGATTGTGGTATTAATAATCCTACAAACGGAAAGATGCCCACTCCCGTCTTCAACACCAAAACATTTCATAAAACTACTGTAATATCATGAATATATATCAAGTATATTTTCATatcttttaaaaagaaaatgtcgACAACCAACAACCACCACAATACACATTGATGCTGGAAAACGGAGACAAACTCTGTCCGGAGCTTACAAGTAAGATGGCTTTATGACCAAGTACCTTAAAACGCCTCagaaagtaaaatatatttagtcgTATTCAACGATAAGTATTATAGTAAGTTGAAAACCATGTTTTTTCTGAATGCTACTATTAATGAATATGTTTATTCACTACTTTAGAACATCTTCAGAATTTATCAAAACCAGTGATACGCCAGAGACGAGAATCGCAATGGACAACGCTGCGTAAAAAGCTTCCAAAATCAATGAAGTCTGGGGAAAGAGTACGGCCTCGGGGGAGCGCTGGAAAGAAACACCGGTGACAGTATAAAATGCCAGCCGATAATCAGGATACGTCACTAACAAAACATTGACGAGAATTCACTAAAAGACATCATTCGTAGACCCGTCAACAtctaaagctccgtctacattattaatgtgtaaaaaaatgtgatgtgcccatatatggtagtgatatggtcaaatatggtagtgatgtgcccatatatggtagtgatatggtcaaatatggtagtgatgtgcccatatatggtagtgagatggtcaaatatggtagtgatatgacatcatcatgtccacatttTGTTgacacatacagtttgatagtgtagacagagctttaaagaaaACTGTGTCCAAAGACTTTACTTTTAACGGATATTCATTCGAGAGCGAAAGAACATGATGGAATTTAAATATACAAGGCATACAGTTTCCGCgacaaatgataaaatatggtAGCAGAAAAAAGGCCTGAAGGAATTAAATGGTCGATCGCAACTTAAACTAACCTATGGAAGGATTAGGAATCACAGAGAGAAACGAATTAGTTTCCTGAATTCATAAGGCATATATCGGCTACGCAATATGGCGTTGGAGAATATAGTCATCACATCCTATTTTAAGGCCAAtatacacagacgagcggtaacggtaaaaaaaatgtaaaatcatgttatttcttatgaccatttacacaaagcgTGGAGCGAACGGGCTGAGGATAGATACATTTTCCACGTgagacaagctacgcggttttccgctttcCGTCACCTGgccttaaagcttggttcccactagaacgtaacgcaaggacgtaaacgcaacgcaagcgttttaaccaatgacaagcgaagttatagacagttagcaatcacaagcgaataagccatcgcttgtgattggtcaattcacttgcgttgcattacgtccttgtgttgcgtcgctagtgggaaccacgctttataggcctacaatgtgaCGTTTTACCATGTATCAAGAATTGCAGAATTGCCAGTATGTACTCTATGACTGAACTACTAGTAGATTAAAAAAACCGAAATCAGTACGGATTCGGGTAACAACTCAGAATCCTACCAACTTAGAAAAATACAATTACTCATAAAATGTTTTACGGTTTCTTACAATTCGGTTTAATAATTGAAAGTGAATAATGAACTTTGACTGGTAAATAACGTGATCTTATTTACTGTTCAATTCAAgcgatgtaggcctacaaacatattttctaaaatgtaaataaagtaaaatggGTTTAATGTAGGCTAAAATAGACATGATGCTTCAAGAGCGAGTAACATGCAATAGATGGAATACCAGAGATTGCACCTAGGCTAAATAGTGGTTCAGTAATACCAGTAGAACATTAGACAAACAGGTAGCCTACCATAATTATGaacaagatattaaaatattattttataataaatattgaccACTTTACCTTGacctttatttattgttaaactGATAAACACGAAATTGGCCCTGTATCGAAGTTCGATATCACACACGCGATACAACTCGGACATAGTAATAATTAGATTCGGACATTCATTTACTAAATGCAAATCGTGTCATAGTTCATCATTTGCATAAAACGTGCATGGGACCGGCCACCTggatatattttcttttaaattatttatacatttatttatatgagAATGTAGATTTGTTATATGGTAAAATATAGttatgattttgtataattttatatttttgtcgTATTGTCGGTTTGATGGAATTTAAAACcactgtccacactatcaaactagttttaaaaaaaatgtgatgtgcccaaatatggtagtgatatgcccaaacatggtagtgatagtgatatgatatgatatgtccatatatgtgcacatcgatcttttgtcacataaagtttgatagtgtagacagcgctttagattgaaaataaaaaagttattcACACCATTATAATGgaataaaatttattaaatttattttagcaaaataaaattatgaaagacttatttaattgattaaattaaccAAAAAGCTAGCCGATTCTCGGTATTGTATCTAAATCTgaccagtatcataggcaattTCCATGCCACACGGTGAagcaaataattttaaaatttgcatCATACACCCTAATCTAACCCATTAACCTTCGATATAGGCGTCAGTGATGCTTTAGTACGGACTTTTCCTACGATACTGGGCAAATATtgagatacagcactgggaatcAGTAAACATCAACTGCTGATAatcttacaatattattaaCACATCTCTTATTGCTTTATAAACACACAATTTATACTATGCATATTATCTCAATAAAGGTTCTATACACTAGTTATTTTCTGAAAACCCAGTATTCCTACTATTAGCATGGAATATAATTCACCCGTTCGTTTCAATACAAAGAAAAGTTCgcttaatatgggtgtccccatAAACAGGGGGTCCCCCCTAAACAGGGGTGTCCCAAGGGGttctattataggcctactgcagtTAAATCAGGGAGGTATATTTTATATCTCCCTGGTTAAATTTCAACTTGTCACCGGGACGAG
This is a stretch of genomic DNA from Antedon mediterranea chromosome 3, ecAntMedi1.1, whole genome shotgun sequence. It encodes these proteins:
- the LOC140044587 gene encoding uncharacterized protein; the encoded protein is MTFITVIYGDNERRLFNPQCSSLVLLESIRKHCIKELENEELILDLSDVEGNIKHLPDNLHTYASGFLDGRKQYYLIKVTRHKNVDNQQPPQYTLMLENGDKLCPELTKHLQNLSKPVIRQRRESQWTTLRKKLPKSMKSGERVRPRGSAGKKHR